The following are encoded in a window of Pongo abelii isolate AG06213 chromosome 16, NHGRI_mPonAbe1-v2.0_pri, whole genome shotgun sequence genomic DNA:
- the LOC100447868 gene encoding elongation factor 1-beta-like, whose amino-acid sequence MQQKVQGQSVGHLIQGPQFVQGELSDTANAMGFGDLKSPAGLQVLNDYLADKSYIKGYVPSQADVAVFEAVPSPLPADLCHVLCWYNHIKSYEKEKASLPGVKKALGKYGPADVEDTTGSGATDSKDDDDIDLSGSDEEEESEEAKRLREERLAQYESKKAKNPALVSKSSILPDVKPWDDETDMAKLEGVRSIQADGLVWDSSKLVPVGYRIKKLQIQCVVEDDKVGTDMLEEQITVFEDYVQSMDVAAFNKT is encoded by the coding sequence ATGCAACAAAAGGTCCAAGGACAATCTGTGGGCCACTTAATTCAGGGCCCTCAATTTGTACAAGGAGAACTCTCAGATACAGCCAATGCCATGGGTTTTGGAGACCTGAAAAGCCCCGCCGGCCTCCAGGTGCTCAATGATTACCTGGCAGACAAGAGCTACATCAAGGGGTATGTGCCATCACAAGCAGATGTGGCAGTATTTGAAGCAGTGCCCAGCCCACTGCCTGCCGACTTGTGTCATGTCCTATGTTGGTATAATCACATCAAGTCTTACGAAAAGGAAAAGGCCAGCCTGCCAGGAGTGAAGAAAGCTTTGGGCAAGTATGGTCCTGCAGATGTGGAAGACACTACAGGAAGTGGAGCTACAGACAGTAAAGATGATGATGACATTGATCTCTCTGGAtctgatgaggaggaggaaagtgAAGAAGCAAAGAGGCTAAGGGAAGAACGTCTTGCACAATATGAATCAAAGAAAGCCAAAAACCCTGCACTTGTTTCCAAGTCTTCCATCTTACCAGATGTGAAACCTTGGGATGATGAGACAGATATGGCGAAATTAGAGGGCGTCAGAAGCATTCAAGCAGACGGCTTAGTCTGGGACTCATCTAAACTAGTTCCAGTGGGATACAGAATTAAGAAACTTCAAATACAGTGTGTAGTTGAGGATGATAAAGTTGGAACAGATATGCTGGAGGAGCAGATCACTGTGTTTGAGGACTATGTGCAGTCCATGGATGTGGCTGCTTTCAACAAGACCTAA